The nucleotide window GTGACTTATTTAAATTTAATTCCCTGTTTCTAGGAGCTGAAACTGCCCTTTACCTTCCTGAGCGGTCACATCCATGAGTTGCGTATCCACGTACCCTGGACCAAACTGGGCTCCGAGGCCGTGGTCATCACCATTAACACAATGGAGTGTATCCTCAAACTGAAGGACGAAGCACAGGTTAGTACCGCtgggttttatatatatatatatatacaggagcCCACTGGTGATCAGTGCACTGCAGACGAGTGCAGTACTCCAATTTAGTGCATACTGTCATGGCATTCCCGAAGCTGGTGTGTATTCCTGAGACCTTACAGTCTTGCTGTATCACTGAAAGACGTTCAAGCCTTCCTTCGATATCTTAAGGGGAGAGGTTTCTACATGACCCAAGTTAGAATCTCTGACGTTCCACAGGAATAGACTGGGTTTAAAACGTGTTGTTGGTTTCTCCCCGATCCAACTTCCTTTCTAGACTCCTCTACCCAGAACCCCC belongs to Oncorhynchus nerka isolate Pitt River unplaced genomic scaffold, Oner_Uvic_2.0 unplaced_scaffold_920, whole genome shotgun sequence and includes:
- the LOC135570701 gene encoding intermembrane lipid transfer protein VPS13B-like, whose protein sequence is MLESYVTPLLMTYVNKYIKNLKPSDLQLSLWGGDVVLSKLELKLDVLEQELKLPFTFLSGHIHELRIHVPWTKLGSEAVVITINTMECILKLKDEAQVSTAGFYIYIYIQEPTGDQCTADECSTPI